Genomic window (Rhododendron vialii isolate Sample 1 chromosome 4a, ASM3025357v1):
aattaattttttattcgatTGAGATAGGACGAAAGACAAAATAATAGAAGCAGAATGATTATACATATTGAGTGATTGAAGCGATGGGCTTACGCTGGGCATTAGTTAAAAGCGTTGGAATGGAACTTATCCAAAGTCATGAGTGGAGGCCCAAAGGGTGATGCGAAACAAGATGTTTACAGCCCTTCTGGATGAAttatttgttttgggtggatataaAATGAGGTAGGATTTGCTGGTGAATATGCAATGAGAGATGATATATGTTAAGGAATGTGGCCCCACCACTTAAGAAAAGTGGATTTATAAGGAGGTGTTTGGATGGTTTTTTGAGAAGGAGGATTTGAAGGGTGGATATGATGAGATAAGATGTcaaaagactaaattgcccccactttattttttaatgctCAAAACTGATTTATTTCATATTAATTAGAATAAATtgatatttaccattaattttGGAATAAAATACCTTCAATTTATCTTACAAATGTTTAAACAATATGtgccacaccaaaataattGGACTGTTAGATTACTGAAGATTCTAGGAAGCATTTGGACTATTTAGATTACTAAAGCTCCTAGTATTGCCACACTAAATAAttcctcctttcttcttcttcttcctgtaAATCGCTGAATTCATccaaacccaaaatcaaaacccaaattcgATTCATCACAGCCTAATTCAtccaaaccctctctctctcccttgacCCAAACGTGTAACAAACGAAAAAAAGGCTAGGGTAGAGAGGTCATTCAACCACCACGCAGAGCTCTGCTTGCTCAACAACACCCCCCACTACTCTTGTCATTCACAAATCCACCTCGATCCCAAGTTCGCAAATTTGGGGGCAAATCCGCCAACAATTTTTGCTTCCCAAGCACCGGATTTACGTGGGGCTGAGACTCTAAATCCGGCTGATTACAAATCCAGCCTCCATCTCCCCCATCCAAATAGGCTGTTAAAGCGATCAATCGAGGAGAGGCTTATGTAGACCATAACtcaattattctttttttttttaattaacttgGTTTTTATAGATTGTATTTTTGTTCATGTTAAACGTGAATGTAACAGAGCAGCTCACTTGGTGGCACAAAAGCGCGGTTAGGTCAGAAAGTTGGTGAGGGGATTGCCCACAATGGTTATCTGCCCTTGGCAACTGATGATGTTTGTGCTCTTGGCTCTTTAGTTAGCATGGGACGAAATCTCTCTAGTTTTAGTAGATAAAAACGTAGTAATATAGTAATataacttaccaaaaaaaaaaaaaaacgtagtaATATATTCATATTTGTTTACATATGTTATACTCCCTtcattcctttttgttttctaaatctTGACCTCAATTCCTATTTGATGGTGCATCTTcacttcttttatttatttattgtatgTTCCAAAGTAAATGTACAATTTTAAAAGTCAACTCAAAAAAGGTTCAAACTTTCCCGCTTTGGCCCATCTTCTTCAAAGTTGAATGCTAGACGGACTTTGCAAATATATGCGCATTCTTACCTCCAATTCGGTGCTAGATATTGCGCCAATAATTAGGAAGGAAATTTTGACTCTTACTACTATTGTTATCAACcgcctaaattttttgaagtttgtgaatttttttttaatctgtctttttttgttttgttttttttgtaatcgAGGAACAACCCTGCAGCTAAATCACTATTGGACCTGACTGCACAATCCAAACCTCGGGGGAGACTAGCACAGCAACCCACCACCACGGCCTTTTAATCTGTCTTGAATTCTTAAGatcaattacttttaaaattgagGGGCAATATAGCAAAGTGAAAAATCTATCTAAGTAGTAATAATATTGTCCCCTTCAAAATTTGGATTCCCGAAGCAGAACCAACAAATAGGAATGGAGAGAGTATGAAAAAGCCAACTCATCAAACTCCTACTTTTACACCAATCACTGATTTGCCTCATTATCATATGAGCTCCATCCTTTTGGCAAATCGGTTGTGTGTTATGTTGTAATTTGCAGTGCCTCAGGGGTTTTAGTGCCCTAGTAAGAAACATCAGGGCGGTCAGTGTAACTTTCCGAAAAAAGGCTCATCGGATACATGGCGAAGATTTGGGTTGGGTTTTAACCCGATTCCAGGGCTTGGCCAGTGGGAAGGCCCAAGAGACCACCGCCTTGGGCCACCATATTTTCGGTAAAAAATGAGGCATTCATTCttagataagtatatatattttttgtttgcgATTATAATACAAACTCTTTTGGTGGTTCAGTGGTAAAATATTTACCTTCCACATAAGATGTATGGATTCAAATCCTAGtaaggtatttttttaaatatcttttTGCAAACAAAATTTCTTCTATTACACAAATTAGGACTGCGGTGATTCAAACCTGAGTCCATTGAATATTATTGCAACCGCTTTTTAAATATCTTTTTGCAAACAAAATTTCTTCTATCACATAAATTAGGGCTGCGGTGATTCAAACCTGAATCCGCTAAATATTATTGCAACCGCACAAATTATTAAGACCGGAATATTTACCGTATTGAATAgtataaatgaaaattatatgtAGATAAGTATttctgtttattatttttaaattaaaaaatttatgtaagATACTATTCCACCACTCACCTAGAacatccaaatattttgggccGGCCCTGCCCGCTTCACCTCACCCGATTTGTTGTTTTCTCCCTTCACCGAATGCTATAAAGTCCTCTGCATTTGCTCTCACGAAAAACCCTctgattttggagagagagagagagaggcaatgGTATCGCTGAAGCTTCAGAAGCGGCTGGCAGCCAGCGTCCTCAAGTGCGGCGAGCCGTGCTGGATCTCTCCCGATGAGGTCAACAAAATCTCCTTGGCCAACTCTCGTAAGCTCCTCCCCACTTTCTCTACATATATGTATCTATGTGTTGTACACTAGGTCAAATAATGCGGGTGCAGGAGCGTGAACGTGAAAACGTCTTTCAAACCCCCCACAAATAAATTCGTGAGAGCGGATTGAGAGTGCGACGCGAGTATTGAGAGCGCGAGCGCATGCCATTGTAAAGGTTGTGTGACTAAGGTTGTACATATATAGGGAGTTTGGCTAGTGCTTTATTTGGGCTCCGCTAGTGAACAATGGGATTGGTGTGCCTAAATTGGTCCGGACATCTGAGTTATCATAAAACATaagaatatataacatataaGCACACAAGCACATGCATGTATATGTTTTGTAGATTGTGATAGTATTAATCAGCATGCGTGAGATCAGCTGTTAATGAAATTAGCATTTGCAAAATATACAGATAAAAAACGGATAATTTCTCAGGGTGTATCCTTAGAATGTTCTAGTAAATGTACTTATCAGCTCAACAGTTTAGATCATATATAGGTAATCGAGAAGAATTTTGAGAGGACAAGAAATGGATTAAGCTTTATGGACTTGGGTTTGAGTAGTTTAGTAGATTGATGCATTCTGCTTTGTGATATTAGTTAGTATGCATGAGATGAGTTGTTACAATAGAAACGTGAAAAATCTGGCTAAGTAATAATATTGcctccttaaaaagttggattcCCGAAGCGGGACCAGCAAATAGAAACGGAGAGAGTATGAAAAAGCCTACTTACACTCCTACTTTTACACCAAACTTATAACTGATTTGCCACATTAGCATTTGAGCTCCAtcattttgataatcaaaaacATTCCTTTACATCACCTTGAAAATATTATTCATGCCAAAATTCATAATTATCTGATATCGATAAATGCATGATCAGAACACATTTATTTTCAGTGTGTTAGTAACTTATAAAGTTGTTCTAGTCATACATTTATCAACATCCGATAAACAAGAATGTGggcattgtttttttttggttgacatTTTATAGAAAGTGGATGTTTTCGATCATCAAAGTGATGGCTCCCAGCCTCCCATACGCTATGTGGCAAGTTGGTtgtaagttttgttgtaatttgCAATACCTCAGGGTTTTAGTGCCCTAGTTAACTGGCCAGAAAAGGCTAATCGGTTACGTGGCAAAGGTTTGGGTAACTTGGTTATCAACTCACCGATTTGTTGGCCAAACAAATTTGAACACAAACTTGTCGACTTGATAATTCGACCCTAAACcagtacttttttttgtttttttggttttcatcAATGCTATAAAATCCTCTGCATTTGCTCTCACGAAAAACCCTCTGGTTTtgcaacagagagagagagggagagagagagagggccgatGGTGTCGCAGCGGTTGCTGAAGCTTCAGAAGCGGCTGACGGCAACTGTCCTCAAGTGTGGGAGTGGGAAGGTCTGGCTCGATCCCAATGATGCCAACGAAAtatccatggcaactccagTAAGCTCCTCCCCTTCTctaaatatgtatgtatatatgtatatatagaccACTAGGCACTATCACAAGCATACATATGCTCAGTGAGAACTGCTATTTCATCTTAAGTGTTGATATCTGAATCTATGAATCTGATAAATTGAGGCTTTGAATTTGTGTTGTCTATGTTATTCTGTAGGTAGGAGCTACTTAACTTTCGGTGTTTGGCGCTCCCTATGAACTTTCGGTAGACTGTATGAATACTAAAGAGTAATAGTAGATTAGTTAGCCTTGTGTATTTGTTGGTGCGGTTGAAAGTCCCATCAACTCTGGCATGCATTCTAGAATTTGGACGTGTAAATGTAGTATCTTGTGAAATAATTTGTTGCCAAACATAGGTTTGTACAATGCATGTCCGGCCTTATGATTATTTTGTGGTATCAGGATTCAGGACCTGCAGCCGCAGTTGCTCCTGCACCCCAAGCTTCTGGGTAAAACCATAAAAGTGATTTGTAACTAAACTTATGCATCTCTCGTAATTGAGCATCTTTATCTGAGAAACTTGTTTGTTTGCAGGGGAGCTAATAAAGCGAAGAAGTAACTGTTGAGACACCATGATGAACAGCTGATAGAGATACAATTTTATGCTATTGACCATCATTGTTTGCTTTCAGAGCTGTTATGTTCAACTCTTTCGTGGCCAGAATCTCAAAACTCTATAAGTTCCAGCTTttggatcttgtttagtagcGGGCCAATCATTGAACCAAGTATGTTTTGCTTGGAGTCTTAGGACGAGCCTGTTTTTTGGACAATTAGAAAAAACTCCACTTTTTGGATTCGTTGTTTTCTAGCCACGTCTGAGAATGTTAATTCTAGTCTTTCTAGATATTGTTTTCTAGCCAAGTCATTTTACCCTGTATTGCTGTTACAGAACTGAAATCGATTTAGCTTTTGCCATTTTACTCTTATTCGGATAAGATTGGGAAACTGAAACAATTCTCAGAAAATGCAACTGAAGTCAAGGAGTCTGGTTTCCATAACCCGTGCTCCGATTTTATCCTGGATGGGGAGTTGTTTCTCATGCATGGCTTTCTTTTGATTTGGTCTGCGGAATCTGTTTCTAAAGGGTCATGATATCAGAAACTAATGTCCAAAAGAATTGTGAGCACTTCTTTATGAGAAACATGAAAAGAGTATGCGATGAGCCGGTGCATGGGTATCGAATTCTAAGACGCAATTGACTGTCGTTTGCATATTTTGTTCTCACTTTTGCAGGTTGCTAGATACAATTGCAAATGTTGTAAAGCTACAAACGTTGAACAGGCTGTGCTCATTCGGTTCCTGCTGGTGATTTTTACTACTTGGGTATTCTTTCTGGTTTTGTATCGTGCTAGTATGTGTATCGTGGTTGTCCAGTAGATATGCAATTCCTCCACCCATCTTTGCATTTTGAAATAAGCCAATCAAACGAgctctaaaaataaataaatgaaggTGGATCGAAAAGAATGGAATTTCTGGCCTCATATTTACCAACCCCAGGTCGTCGGATGTCAAATTCCTTTGAATTTCGCTAGGTTTTGAAGTGAtgcaaatattttgaagcaCATTCAGATGCTTCTGTATCATTGTCTATGGCCTACCAGATTGTTATTGTGGTCCAAGAACAAAAGGGCAATGGGTAATGTAATACCCGCCCCGGATATTttggtatttcaattacttttaattgaactatatgttttgggggttaaaaaccgtaaacaatagaacttgTGAGGGTTTTTAGGTGATTTGCGACTAGAACATAAGTTAATAATAGGTCTCGCTTGCACACGatgatctttatataggttTACAAGTATCCTGGGTAGATATATTTCTCCCAATTTCTCTTGTTAATTTCTGGCATTTTTACTAAGGGTTCAATAGTGTGTCTATTGTATTATGTTAAATTTTaagaattttctgagaaatatggaaaaagataaaaatcgtaAACCAGGCTGTGGTAGGATTCCTGTTTTTGAGCAGACAGCTTACAGGGCTAcgtctttcatcaatttttttatggttaaaCGATCCTCCTGATTATGGGTccttttgggtttgaaagattGATAAATTGGTGATATTTTGACGTtgaaattactaaaaagtattaagtattcgattttttatgaattttcgaacacaaactgttctgctggaaattgtgTTGCTCTGCTCAGAATTTCTGAGTTCGGGGGTGATTTTGTCTAGGTTCCTTTGTTGTGAAAAATCAGGAAAAAATCAGGGATGAACTTTGATGAGTgataatggtgtgtaccaaatttaaggtttattagatgcatattctaGGTTTGGCGGAATTTACAAGTTGGTGTGATCCTGCTGGATTTTGTATTTGTGCCTCTGATATGTCTTGGGAAAAACagtcatatcttttagctcgggtatcgAGTTTGCGCAccaatttttgatttggaaactaGACTCATATGCCTTTCAGAATATGTAGGGTTTGTGACTTGTTTTGTTAtaggttaaatcagtttttggtttgaagTTGGTGGACGTGCAAAATCTGTAATCTTAGACAGTTGTGTCAGTAACTTCGGACAAACATAACTTTGTCGTCCGGACACTATGTTGGGCAaaatttatatcaaaattcatgtaccggaagtGTACTTTCTAACGGTGGTGGTCTCATAAACTAGTTCTAAACCTATTAAATGTTATGATCATTCTAAGACAGATTGGTCGTGGAATATGTTGTCTTTTTGGAGAATTGGGTAGTGTTTGAGTTTCACACTTATCGTGGGATACTTTTAGGTATAAACTTGGACATATTTGTATCCGTTAGACATTGTTTAGCTTCTTATTAGCTTTATAACATTGTGCCAAGTATTCGTTGAATTAGTAACTAATAt
Coding sequences:
- the LOC131324555 gene encoding large ribosomal subunit protein eL19x isoform X3; the encoded protein is MVSLKLQKRLAASVLKCGEPCWISPDEVNKISLANSQRERERERGPMVSQRLLKLQKRLTATVLKCGSGKVWLDPNDANEISMATPGS
- the LOC131324555 gene encoding large ribosomal subunit protein eL19x isoform X1 — its product is MVSLKLQKRLAASVLKCGEPCWISPDEVNKISLANSQRERERERGPMVSQRLLKLQKRLTATVLKCGSGKVWLDPNDANEISMATPDSGPAAAVAPAPQASGGANKAKK
- the LOC131324555 gene encoding uncharacterized protein LOC131324555 isoform X2 translates to MVSLKLQKRLAASVLKCGEPCWISPDERERERERGPMVSQRLLKLQKRLTATVLKCGSGKVWLDPNDANEISMATPDSGPAAAVAPAPQASGGANKAKK